GCCGCGCGGACGGTCGGGTCCTCGGTGTACGCGGGCAGCAGCGACCACCGCCCGGCGGCCGTCGGCGGCCCCGAGCGCAGCGCGGCCGCCGGACGGCCCAGGCCCCGCCCGGCACCGCCGTACCGCCCGCGCGGGGTGGCCCGGGGCGCGCGGTGCGCGGTGGAGCCCGCCGTACGGCCGGAGCCGAGCAGGGCGCGCAGCGGGGCCAGGGTGTCGTTGGTGACGAACCCGGCCCAGACCAAGTCCCACAGGGCGTCGGTCAGCTCGGCGGGCGGGGTGTCCGGGATCCGCTCGGCGAGCTGGCGGAAGTACAGGCCGTACCCGCCGGCCAGGGCCTCCAGCAGGGCGGTGTGGACGGGGGTGAGCGCGGGCGGGACGGGCTCGGGGCGCAGCACGTGCGCGTTCTCCGCCAGGTGCAGGCTGATCCAGCCGTCCTTGCCGGCCAGGGCCCCGGCGCCGGACCAGCCGACCTCGCCGGCCGTCATCAGCTCGTTCAGCAGCTCGGGGGAGTAGTCCGCCAGCCGGGCCGGGAGGATCAGCTTCTCCAGCGCGGAGGCGGGCAGCGCGGTGCCCTGCAGCTGCTCGACCACCCGGTACAGGCCGTCCAGGCCGCGCAGCCGGTGGCCGGCCAGGTGCTGCCACTGCGGGAGGAAGGCGGCCAGCGCGCGCGGCGGGACGGCCTCGACCTCCTGGCGCAGCGCGGCCAGCGAGCGGCGGCGCAGCCGGCGCAGCACCTCGGCGTCGCACCACTCCACGGTCGCGGTGTGGCCCTCGACCGGGCGGAACTCGCCCTGGACCAGCCGTCCGGCCGCGGTCAGCCGCTGCAGGGTGCCGGCGACCACGGCGCTGCCCAGGCCGAACCGGGCGGCCGCCTCGGCGGCGGTGAACGGCCCGTGGGTGCGGGCGTACCGGGCGAGCAGGTCGCCCAGCGGATCCCTGACCGGCTCGGTGAAGGCCTCCGGGACGCCCACCGGCAGCGGGGTGCCCAGGGCGTCCCGAAGACGCCCGGCGTCCTCGATCGCGGCCCAGCGCAGCTCGCCGCCGACCCGGACCTGGATCACCCGGCGGGCCGCCTCCAGCTCCAGCGCCCACAGCGGCTCGGCACCCCGGGCGGTCAGCTCCGCCTCGCCCAGCGGGCCGAGCAGGCGCAGCGCGTCGGCCACGCCCTCGGCGTCCTTGACCCGGCGGTCCGGGGTGAGGCGCTGGAGCTCGGCCTCCAGCTCCGCCAGAACCCGCGGGTCGAGCAGCTCGCGCAGCTCCGCCTGGCCGAGCAGCTCGGACAGCAGCCGGGAGTCCAGCGAGAGCGCGGCGGCCCGGCGCTCGGCGAGCGGGGAGTCGCCCTCGTACAGGAACTGGGCGACGTACCCGAAGAGCAGTGAGCGGGCGAACGGGGAGGGCTCGGGGGTGGTGACCTCGACCAGGCGGACCGCGCGGGACTCCAGGTCGCCCATCAGCTCGACCAGGCCGGGCACGTCGAAGACGTCCTGCAGGCACTCGCGGACGGCCTCCAGCACGATCGGGAAGGAGCCGTACTCGGCGGCCACCTCCAGCAGCTGGGAGGCGCGCTGGCGCTGCTGCCAGAGCGGGGTGCGCCGACCCGGGTTGCGGCGCGGGAGCAGCAGGGCGCGGCCGGCGCACTCGCGGAACCGGGAGGCGAACAGCGCCGAACCGCCGACCTGGTCGGTGACGATCTGCTCGACCTCACCGCGGTCGAAGAGCACGGCGTCGGCGCCGACCGGCGCCTCCTCGGCGGCGGGCTGCTCGGGGGAGGGGAAGTCCAGCAGGTCGGCGTCGGGCAGGCGCAGCACGATGCCGTCGTCGGCGTGCATCACCTGCGGGTCCAGGCCGTGCTTCTCGCGCAGCCGGGCGCCGAGGGCGAGCGCCCACGGGGCGTGCACCTGGGCGCCGAACGGGGAGTGCACGACGATCCGCCAGTCGCCCAGCTCGTCGCGGAACCGCTCGACCACGATCGTCCGGTCGTCCGGCAGGTGGCCGCAGGCGGACCGCTGCTCGGCGAGGTAGTCGAGCAGGTTGGCCGCCGCCCAGTCGTCCAGCCCCGCGGCCCGCAGCCGCTCCGAGGCGGCCTCCGGCGGCAGGGCGCCGACCTCGCGGACGAAGGCGCCGACCGCGCGGCCCAGCTCCAGCGGACGGCCCAGGGTGTCGCCCTTCCAGAACGGCAGCCGGCCCGGCACGCCCGGGGCCGGGGTGACCAGGACCTTGTCGTGGGTGATCTCCTCGATCCGCCAGGAGGTGGTGCCGAGGGTGAACACGTCGCCGACCCGGGACTCGTAGACCATCTCCTCGTCCAGCTCCCCGACCCGGCCGCCGCCCTTCTTCGGGTCGGCGCCGGCGATGAACACGCCGAACAGGCCGCGGTCGGGGATGGTGCCGCCGGAGGTGACGGCCAGCCGCTGGGCGCCGGGGCGGCCGGTGACCGTCCCCGCGACGCGGTCCCACACCAGACGGGGACGCAGCTCCGCGAAGGCGTCCGACGGGTACCGGCCGGCCAGCATGTCGAGCACGCCGTCGAAGGCGGACTGCGGGAGGGTGGCGAACGGCGCGGCCCGGCGGACCAGGGCCAGCAGCTCGTCCACGTCCCAGGTGTCGAGCGCGGTGATCGCGACCAGCTGCTGGGCCAGCACGTCCAGCGGGTTGCGGGGGACGCGCAGCGCCTCGATGCCGCCGGAGCGCATCCGCTCGGTGACCACCGCGGACTGCACCAGGTCGCCGCGGTACTTGGGGAACACCACGCCGGTGGAGACCGCGCCCACCTGGTGGCCGGCCCGGCCGACCCGCTGCAGCCCGGAGGCGACCGAGGGCGGCGACTCCACCTGGACCACCAGCTCGACCGCGCCCATGTCGATGCCCAGTTCCAGGCTGGAGGTGGCCACCACGGCGGGCAGCCGGCCGGCCTTCAGCTCCTCCTCCACCAGGGACCGCTGCTCCTTGGAGACCGAGCCGTGGTGCGCCCGGGCGATCACCGCCGGGGCACCGGCCGCCGCCCCGGAGCCGCCCATCAGCTGGGCCGGGCCGTGCGCCTCGGGCAGCGGCTCGCCGGTGGCCCGCTCGTGGGCGATCTCGTTCAGCCGGTTGCACAGCCGCTCGGCCAGCCGGCGGGAGTTGGCGAAGACGATGGTGGAGCGGTGGGCCTGGACCAGGTCGACGATCCGCTCCTCGACGTGCGGCCAGATCGAGCCCGCCTGGACGGAGGAGCCGGTGGAGGTGGGCGAGCCGGGACCGGCGGCCTCGGCCGGGGCCGGCAGGTCGTCCAGATCGGGCACCGGGACGACCACCGACAGGTCGAACTCCTTGGCCGAGGGCGGCTGCACGATCGCCGCGCCGCGCCGCGGGCTGAGGAACCGGGCCACCTCCTCCACCGGCCGGACGGTGGCCGACAGGCCGATCCGCCGGGCCGGCCGCTCCAGCAGCTCGTCCAGCCGCTCCAGGCTGAGTGCCAGATGGGCGCCGCGCTTGGTGCCGGCCACCGCGTGGACCTCGTCCAGGATCACCGTGTCGATCCCGCGAAGCGCCTCCCGGGCGGCCGAGGTGAGCAGCAGGAACAGCGACTCGGGGGTGGTGATCAGGATGTCCGGCGGGTGGGTGGTGAAACGGCGGCGGTCCGCCGCGGGGGTGTCGCCGGAGCGGATGGCGACCTGCACCTCGGGCTCGGGCAGCCCGAGCCGGACGGCGGCCTGGCGAAGGCCGGTCAGCGGGGCCCGGAGATTGCGCTCCACGTCCACCGCGAGGGCCTTCAGCGGCGAGATGTAGAGCACCCGGCAGCGGCGCCGCGGATCGGCGGGCGGTGGGGTGGAACTGAGCCCGTCGAGCGCGGAGAGGAAGGCCGCCAGGGTCTTGCCGGAGCCGGTGGGCGCGACCACCAGCACGTCCGTCCCGCTCCGGATCGCCTCCCAGGCGCGGGCCTGCGCCTCGGTGGGCGCGGAGAAGGCACCCCTGAACCACGCCCTGGTCGCCGGTGCGAAGCCGTCCAGGGGGTCGGGGAGGGTGCGCTGCGCCATGCCCCCATGGTGCCCGGCGGGTCTGACAATCCGGGCCCGGGCGCGGTGCGGGCGGCGGCAGCCGGGGTCGGCGCGGGGCCCGGCGCGGGTCCGGTGAGGCCCGGCGTGGGTCCCGGTGCGGCCTCGGTGTGGGACCGGCGTGGTGCGACACGCGGCTCGGACGCGGCCTTCGGATGCCGCAGCCGGCGGGGCAATCCCGACAATCGACTCATATGGTGATGTTCCAGGCCCGAAGCCCACGAGTGGAGGCCGTTGCCATGGAGCAGGTCAGCCCGGCCGGGGGCGGCCGCGCCCGGCGCCGCACGGGCCCCGTGAGCGTGCTGGCGGCCATGATGCTCACCGCCCTCCTCCTCGGCGGCGCCGTCCCGTACGTGGCCGGGCAAGGCCGCCCCTACCTCAGCTACCTGGTGCTCGCCGAGCGGCCGGACGCCGGGGGCGCCGCGGCCGCCGCGGCCGAAGCGGAAGCCGAGGGCGGCCGGGTCGTCCAGGACTACCCGCAGATCGGCGCGGTCCTGGTGTACGCCCAGGGCGCCTTCGCCGAACGGCTGCGGAGCCGGCCCGGCATCGCGGCGGTCGGCGCCACCCGCACCGCGGCCGTCCCCGGGCCGCCGCGCCCGATCGGCGGCGCCGGCGGCTTCGCCGGCGTCCTGGACGGCACCGCCAGCCTGGAGAGCCGGATCGGCGGACAGACCCCCGGCAGCGACGGCTCCGGGTCCGCCGACGGTGCGGACGCCGCCGGCGACTCCACCGCGACCCTCCCCGACCCGGCCGAGCGGAGCGACTGGAACCTCGACATGATCGGCGCCAACGGAGCACCGGCCGGCTTCTCCGCCCTGCTGCGCACCCCCACCGGCGACCGCGCCGTGGACCGCCAGGTCCCGGCCGCACCCCAGGCGCTGCGCCGGGTCCTGGTCGCCGTCCTCGACTCCGGGGTCGACGACACCCACCCCGACCTGCGCTCCGCCGTGGACCCGCAGGCCTCGGTCTCCTGCGCCGACGGCCGGCCGGACGCCCGGTTCGGCGCCTGGCGGCCCGACCCCGGGGTCGGCGAGAGCGGCCACGGCACCCACGTCGCCGGGATCGTCGGCGCGGCCCGGGACGGCCACGGGGTCACCGGCGTCGCCCCCGGCGTCCGGATCGCCGCCGTCCGGCTGCTCGGTCCGCTCGGCCAGTACTACGCCGAGAACATCGTCTGCGGCATGCTCTGGGCCGCCGACCACGGCGCCAAGGCCATCAACGACAGCTACTTCGCCGACCCCTGGAAGTACAACTGCCCCGAGGACCCGGACCAGGCCGCACTGATCGCCGCCGTGGGCCGGGCGGTGGCCTACGCCCAGCGGCAGGGCGCGGTGGTCGTCGCCTCCGCCGGCAACGACGCCCAGGACCTCACCGCGGGACGGGACGACCGGCGCAGCCCCAACGACCGGATGTCCGGCCCCGCCGAGGACCGGGAGCTGGGCACCGAGTGCATCCGGCTGCCCGGCGAGCTGCCCGGGGTGATGACCGTCAGCGCCGTGGACCGGCGCGGCCTGCCCGCCTCGTACACCAACTTCGGACGCGGCCGGATCTCGAT
The window above is part of the Kitasatospora sp. HUAS MG31 genome. Proteins encoded here:
- a CDS encoding ATP-dependent helicase yields the protein MAQRTLPDPLDGFAPATRAWFRGAFSAPTEAQARAWEAIRSGTDVLVVAPTGSGKTLAAFLSALDGLSSTPPPADPRRRCRVLYISPLKALAVDVERNLRAPLTGLRQAAVRLGLPEPEVQVAIRSGDTPAADRRRFTTHPPDILITTPESLFLLLTSAAREALRGIDTVILDEVHAVAGTKRGAHLALSLERLDELLERPARRIGLSATVRPVEEVARFLSPRRGAAIVQPPSAKEFDLSVVVPVPDLDDLPAPAEAAGPGSPTSTGSSVQAGSIWPHVEERIVDLVQAHRSTIVFANSRRLAERLCNRLNEIAHERATGEPLPEAHGPAQLMGGSGAAAGAPAVIARAHHGSVSKEQRSLVEEELKAGRLPAVVATSSLELGIDMGAVELVVQVESPPSVASGLQRVGRAGHQVGAVSTGVVFPKYRGDLVQSAVVTERMRSGGIEALRVPRNPLDVLAQQLVAITALDTWDVDELLALVRRAAPFATLPQSAFDGVLDMLAGRYPSDAFAELRPRLVWDRVAGTVTGRPGAQRLAVTSGGTIPDRGLFGVFIAGADPKKGGGRVGELDEEMVYESRVGDVFTLGTTSWRIEEITHDKVLVTPAPGVPGRLPFWKGDTLGRPLELGRAVGAFVREVGALPPEAASERLRAAGLDDWAAANLLDYLAEQRSACGHLPDDRTIVVERFRDELGDWRIVVHSPFGAQVHAPWALALGARLREKHGLDPQVMHADDGIVLRLPDADLLDFPSPEQPAAEEAPVGADAVLFDRGEVEQIVTDQVGGSALFASRFRECAGRALLLPRRNPGRRTPLWQQRQRASQLLEVAAEYGSFPIVLEAVRECLQDVFDVPGLVELMGDLESRAVRLVEVTTPEPSPFARSLLFGYVAQFLYEGDSPLAERRAAALSLDSRLLSELLGQAELRELLDPRVLAELEAELQRLTPDRRVKDAEGVADALRLLGPLGEAELTARGAEPLWALELEAARRVIQVRVGGELRWAAIEDAGRLRDALGTPLPVGVPEAFTEPVRDPLGDLLARYARTHGPFTAAEAAARFGLGSAVVAGTLQRLTAAGRLVQGEFRPVEGHTATVEWCDAEVLRRLRRRSLAALRQEVEAVPPRALAAFLPQWQHLAGHRLRGLDGLYRVVEQLQGTALPASALEKLILPARLADYSPELLNELMTAGEVGWSGAGALAGKDGWISLHLAENAHVLRPEPVPPALTPVHTALLEALAGGYGLYFRQLAERIPDTPPAELTDALWDLVWAGFVTNDTLAPLRALLGSGRTAGSTAHRAPRATPRGRYGGAGRGLGRPAAALRSGPPTAAGRWSLLPAYTEDPTVRAAAQAQSLLDRHGVLTRGTVAAERVPGGFAAAYRVLSAFEERGRARRGYFVEGLGGAQFAMDGAADRLRSVSGRLERAAAAEWSAGPAEPPQALVLAAADPANAYGAALPWPEPPAAATAKAGTAHRPGRKAGALVVLVDGELVLYVERGGKSLLCWEEREEPLRGALEALAGAVREGALGSVTVERANGVPALSSPLGPALESAGFHPTPRGYRLRP
- a CDS encoding S8 family serine peptidase, producing MEQVSPAGGGRARRRTGPVSVLAAMMLTALLLGGAVPYVAGQGRPYLSYLVLAERPDAGGAAAAAAEAEAEGGRVVQDYPQIGAVLVYAQGAFAERLRSRPGIAAVGATRTAAVPGPPRPIGGAGGFAGVLDGTASLESRIGGQTPGSDGSGSADGADAAGDSTATLPDPAERSDWNLDMIGANGAPAGFSALLRTPTGDRAVDRQVPAAPQALRRVLVAVLDSGVDDTHPDLRSAVDPQASVSCADGRPDARFGAWRPDPGVGESGHGTHVAGIVGAARDGHGVTGVAPGVRIAAVRLLGPLGQYYAENIVCGMLWAADHGAKAINDSYFADPWKYNCPEDPDQAALIAAVGRAVAYAQRQGAVVVASAGNDAQDLTAGRDDRRSPNDRMSGPAEDRELGTECIRLPGELPGVMTVSAVDRRGLPASYTNFGRGRISIAAPGGDPDGGSQGAIVSDWPGGQYAALAGTSMAAAHVTGAVAVAAAGHPEWGPDRLIAHLADTAAANCPMLPGGCHDREYYGAGVLDLVSG